The following are from one region of the Entelurus aequoreus isolate RoL-2023_Sb linkage group LG17, RoL_Eaeq_v1.1, whole genome shotgun sequence genome:
- the LOC133632514 gene encoding zinc finger protein 501-like, with protein sequence MDDYCYAKMATSAKREHERESAPPTSSKSPTEIKTKDEDVQQLIGNPEEVSPQLEGSSTLKQETPQPPCIKKEEEELCITQEGECLLGREEADYTKFPLSILSVKTEDDEEKPQVDNLLAPLSDSEAEDEVEEPLSSDTDCEGDMRTHTDNKHSECSTKKRGKTCLSCSVCAESFTKKSSLTQHMRTHTGEKTFKCSVCGKSFSHNSHLTEHMRTHTGEKPFTCSVCGNSFSQNGSLTQHMRTHTGEKTFKCSVCGKSFSRNSIVTKHIRTHTRVKTFNCSICGKRFSQNIHLTQHMKTHTGEKPFICSICGKHFSQNSHLTEHMKTHTGEKPFKCSVCGKRFSRNSNLTEHMRTHTGEKTFNCSVCGISFSQNSYLTQHMRTHTGEKPFNCSVCGKSFPYNSSLCRHMRTHAGGKPFSCSVCCKRFTHNADAVKHIRTHKGK encoded by the coding sequence atgtccagcagctgatcggtaatccagaagaagtttcccctcagttagaggggagctccactttgaagcaggagactccacaaccaccctgcattaaaaaggaagaggaggaactctgcatcactcaggagggagagtgtcttctaggacgagaggaagctgattacaccaagtttccactgagtattctctctgtgaagactgaagatgatgaagagaaaccacaagtagacaacctcttagctccactatcagatagtgaggctgaagacgaggttgaagaacctttgagcagcgatacagactgtgaaggtgatatgaggactcacactgacaacaaacactctgaatgctctacaaagaagagaggtaaaacatgtttgagctgctcagtttgtgctgaaagttttactaaaaagagcagtttgactcaacacatgagaacacacacaggtgaaaaaacatttaagtgttcagtttgtggcaaaagcttttctcataatagccatttgactgaacacatgagaacacacacaggtgaaaaaccatttacttgttcagtttgtggcaacagcttttctcaaaatggctctttgactcaacacatgagaacacacacaggagaaaaaacatttaagtgttcagtttgtggcaaaagcttttctcgaaatagcaTTGTGACTAAACACATACGAACACACACAAGAGTAAAAACATTCAATTGTTCAATTTGTGGCAAACGCTTTTCTCAAAATatccatttgactcaacacatgaaaacacacacaggagaaaaaccatttatttgttcaatttgtggcaaacacttttctcaaaatagccatttgactgaacacatgaaaacacacacaggtgaaaaaccatttaagtgttcagtttgtggcaaacgcttttctcgaaatagcaatttgactgaacacatgagaacacacacaggagaaaaaacatttaattgttcagtttgtggcataagcttttctcaaaatagctatttgactcaacacatgagaacacacacaggagaaaaaccatttaactgttcagtttgtggcaaaagctttccttataacagctctttgtgtcgacacatgagaacacacgctggaggaaaaccatttagttgttcagtgtgctgtaaaaggttcacacataatgcagacgcagtaaaacacataagaacacacaagggaaaataa